Sequence from the Salvelinus alpinus chromosome 27, SLU_Salpinus.1, whole genome shotgun sequence genome:
TGGCAGGGTTCAGAGGAACTGTGCGCTATGCCTCAGTCAATGCACACAAGAATAAGGTgagtctctccccttctcctttaCTTGGAGTCaaccatatattatattatttatatatatatatatatatatatatatatatatatatatatatatatatatatttacaaacacacacacacacacacagtaccagtaaaaagtttggacacacctgctcattccggGGGTTTTCTTCAtttagactattttctacattgtagaatagtagcgaagacatcacaactattaaataacacatatggaatcatgtcgtaatcaaaaaagtgttaaacgaatcaacatatattttatatttgagatttttcaaagtagccaccctttgccttgatgacagcttttcacactcttgtcattctctcattctccaggtagtcacctggaatgcatttcaattaacaggtgtgccttgttaaaagttaatttggggaatttctttccttcttaatgcgtttgagccaatcagttgtgttgtgacaaggtaggggtggtatacagaagatagacctatttggtaaaagaccaagtccatattatggcaagaacagctcaaataagcaaagagaaatgacagtccatcattactttaagacatgaaggtcagtcaatacagaacatttcaagaacttttaaagtttcttcatgtgcagttgcaaaaaccatccagcgctatgatgaaactggctctcatgaggaccgccacaggaaaggaagacccagagttacctctgctgcagaggataagttcattagagttaccagcctcagaaattgcagcccaaataagtgcttcacagagttcaagtaacagacacatctcaactgttcagaggagattgcgtgaatcaggccttcatggtcgaattgctgcaaaggaacaaccactaaaggacaacaataataagaagagacttgcttgggccaagaaacacgagcaatggacattagaccagtggaaatctgtcctttagtctgatgagtccaaatttgagatttttggttccaactggtgtgtctttgtgagacgcagagtaggtgaacagatgatctctgcatgtgtagttcccaccttTAAgcttggaggaggtggtgtgatggtgctttgctggtgacactgtcagtgatttatttagaattcaaggcacacttaaccagcatggctaccacaacattctgcagcgatacgccatcccatccggtttgcgcttagtgggactataatttgtgtttcaacagcacaatgacccaacacacctacaggctgtgtaagggctatttgaccaagtaggagagtgatggagtgctgcatcagatgacctggccttcacaatctcTTGACCTCAACCAATTTGACCTCAAccaaccaattgagatggtttgggatgagttggaccgcagagtgaacgaaaagtagccaacaagtgctcagcgtacgtgggaactccttcaagactgttggaaaaacattcctcatgaagctggttgagagaatgctacaagtgtgcaaagctgtcatcaaggcaaagggtggctactttgaagaatctcaaatataaaatatattttgatttgtttaacacttttttggttaccacatgattccaaatgtgtaatttcatagttttgatgtcttcactattattatacaatgtagaaaatagtaaaaatacagaaaaaccctggaattgtattttttttattatttttatttttatttcacctttatttaaccagataggaatgagtaggtgtttcctaacttttgactggtactgtgtgtatatatatacagctgTATGACTATGTTCTCACTTTGCTCACACAtgatgtgtgtgtctggggtcTGTAGGAGATGGGTCGCCATGACGACCTCTGGTCTCTCTTCTACATGCTGGTGGAGTTCATGGTGGGCCAGCTACCATGGAGGAAGGTCAAAGAcaaagtaagtgtgtgtgtgtgtgcttgtgtacgtgtatgtgtacgtgcatgtgtgttcatgttcttttctctctactcacAGGAACAGGTGGGGAACCTGAAGGAGGCCTACGACCATCACCTAATGCTCAAACATCTCCCTTCAGAGTTCAGCGTCTTCCTGGATCATATCCTGACCTTGGACTACTACACTAAGCCTGACTATCAGGTCTATAGCTTTCCATATGTGCTCGTTACCTCATAAATATCCAGTaaataaactgaaattccaatctTCCTCAAACTGGAATTGGAATTTTGTTTACTTCCTAATTTTACTGAATttgaatggaattgaccccaacccctgTGCCTCTGTCTGCCGACAATAGATAATCTTCCTGTTGTCTCGTAATGCTAAATATCAATGGTTTGGGTTGTTCTGTTCCAGCTACTAATATCAGTGTTTGAGAATGCCATGAAGAGTCAAAGTGTGTTGGAGAACGACCCGTTTGACTGGGAGAGGTGCGACTCGGAGGATATGCTTACCATCACCGCCTCGGCCACCACCGCCCAGCAATTCACCCGCCTCACACCAGCTTACATGGGGTAAGAACTGAAATAATGGTGGACTAATTGTTTAAAAAAGTAGAGGAAAGGTAGAACTGTGGTATCAGAAGTAGGGTTGCAAAAGTTGGGTAACTTAACCAAAATTCCTGCTTATTCCATCCCCATTCCAGGAATCTTTCAAcctggatttctggaaaacctggtcATTTTAGGAAAGTTCCCGAAATTTTGCAACTCAGATCCAAAGTAGTAACTGTTCTATTCTAAGATTCAGAAATGTACTTTGTCTGGCTTCTTGTTGATTGGTGGGATGCAGAATATTTGTTTGAATGCTTGTAATTAATGCCTCATTGGTCAGCATTTGCTGATTGAACTATAATATCTTCCTTCAAATTGACGGCGTCCAACTTTTGTCCGACTCATGCAAGTCAACCCATAGGTTGTTTTTATATTCCAAACTTTTCGGGGGAAGGGGAAACCTGCATAGTCAGTCAGAGATCCCCATGGAAACCACAGTCCTAATTTGTGCTCTGAGAAGTAGCAGCTGAATGACCttccccctctatctcctctctctccttttctcattccctcccccctgcctctctctctctctctcctgtctcttacTCTCTTATCTTTCTCGTTCTCCctttgtccttctctctctctccccccagcatGGCCAACGCCTCGGTGCTCCCCGGCGAGCTGCAGAGGGAGAACACTGAGGACGTACTGCAGGGCGAGCGCCTCAGCGACGCcgacaactgtccccccatcccgGCCCAGCACCAACGTGCTGCCCAGGGTGCGGACGTGTGGGAGGAGATGGACCGCAACCGCAACCGAAAACACACCGCTGCCcagaaacaacaaaaaacactcaTCAGGAAGGTCCGGAttggaacacacacactttttttttgtGTGGTCTTTTTTAATTTATTGACCATCAAAATAAATACTGGGTTTGAGACAGAGGAACACGTGCTATGAAAGAAACACCCCTGTTAGTTTCCTTTAACTGCTGCAGTTCGGCTAACCTTGTCTACGTCACCAGGAGCATTTTTCAAGCTACTCTACTGTTCTTAGTCCAGCTGCAGTGATGAGTATTAACAATGTGCAGAACACCACTGAGACGCAATTATGTGACGATATGACCTGAACAGCAACAGCAATCAAATATATTACTAAGGGAGAAGCAAGGGGCTGAATGAGATTAGCCTCTTACCTCATcccctctttgtgtgtgtgtaggaagtCACCTGGCTTTGTTAACGTCATATCGTGGAATCTACCTTTTAAAATAGTATTTCCTACTCCCAACACCTTTTTTGTGACACAGCTACATTCCTACCCCTTCTCCAGGTGGTGAGTGAGGACGAGCACAGCCAGAACCAGGGGGGTAACCAGAGCCCCAACACAGGTTCCGTCCAGAGCTCGCCCAGACGGGTGCGCTCAGAGACCATGTTCCTAGACCGGGCAGCCCCCCTGCTCCGGCGAATGAGACACAGCCAGAGCCTGGCCTTTGAGAAGAGACTGGCCCCCGAACCCAAGCCCACCATCGAACGCTTCCTCGAGGCCTAGTCAGTTCCTTTTACCATTGTGCTACAGTAGTTGAATCGTTTATATTGTGCTACAGTAGTTGAATCGTTTATATTGTGCTACAGTAGTTGAATCTTTTATATTGTGCTACAGTAGTTGAATCTTTTATATTGTGCTACAGTAGTTGAATCGTTTATATTGTGCTACAGTAGTTGAATCGTTTATATTGTGCTACAGTAGTTGAATCGTTTATATTGTGCTACAGTAGTTGAATCGTTTATATTGTGCTACAGTAGGTGAATCGTTTATATTGTGCTACAGTAGGTGAATCGTTTATATTGTGCTACAGTAGTTGAATCTTTTATATTGTGCTACAGTAGTTGAATCTTTTATATTGTGCTACAGTAGTTGAATCGTTTATATTGTGCTACAGTAGTTGTATCTTTTATATTGTGCTACGGTAGTTGAATCGTTTATATTGTGCTACGGTAGTTGAATTGTTTATATTGTGCTACGGTAGTTGAATTGTTTATATTGTGCTACAGTAGTTGAATCGTTTATATTGTGCTACAGTAGGTGAATCGTTTATATTGTGCTACAGTAGTTGAATCTTTTATATTGTGCTACAGTAGTTGACTCGTTTATATTGTGCTACAGTAGATGAAACTTTTATATTGTGCTACAGTAGTTGAATCGTTTATATTGTGCTACAGTAGGTGAATCGTTTATATTGTGCTACAGTAGTTGAATCTTTTATATTGTGCTACAGTAGTTGACTCGTTTATATTGTGCTACAGTAGGTGAAACTTTTATATTGTGCTACAGTAGTTGAATCGTTTATATTGTGCTACAGTAGGTGAATCGTTTATATTGTGCTACAGTAGTTGAATCGTTTATATTGTGCTACAGTAGTTGAATCTTTTATATTGTGCTACAGTAGTTGAATCTTTTATATTGTGCTACAGTAGTTGAATCTTTTATATTGTGCTACAGTAGTTGAATCTTTTATATTGTGCTACAGTAGGTGAATCGTTTATATTGTGCTACAATATGCACTAGGACAGTGCTTCTCAAAGCACCTCTTGGGGACCGCTAGACATTTCACAGTTTGGTTTTAACCCTGAACTACCACACCTGATTCAccagtcaagggcttgatgattagttgaaaaGTAAAATCAGTGTTCTAGCTCTGGAAAAGATCAAATACATGGAACTGTTGAGGGTCCCCGACGacaggtttgagaaccactgcactAGGACGAGGCAGGCACAAGGCAGAGTGATTTGTTTTAACAAATGAACAGTCCTTAAGACTCCCTTCTGTATTCAGGTTTTTGTCTCAGCCATGCTCTATTTTGTTGGACTGTTCATTGGCAAGTTAGGCAGATCTAATTTTCATTAGTCAACTTTAAAGATTAATTGAACGATTACGCAAATGTCAATTCCCAAATGTCTTCTATATTTGCAGTTTGGGGAAGCAGCGTCCTCAGGAGCGAGAGAAGACCATCCCAGAGAACGGCGGGGGGCAAGGGGAGCAGGTTGGCACCCCCTGCGACGAGGACCAGGCGACAGGGACCCCCGGCAGAGCAGGGACCCCCGACCAGGAGGAGGGGGCTGGGGCCAGCAGTGGAGGCTTTGTGGCCCTCAACCTTAGCACTGTACCCCAGGAGGGAGACTCCCAGGAGTGGGTGATGCTGGAGCTGGAACAGGGGGGAGGCAGCGGGGCCTCGTGGGCAGCCAAGCCTCCAGGAGACGACGCTCTGGATGGGGATAAACCAGGGACCCAAGCAGAGGCCCAGGACCAACAGCCTCCCTCAGGCCCAATCAGTCCCGTCCAGTCCCACATGGCCCTGCCCTGTACCTGGTTACTGGGCGGCAAGAGGCTGCCTGGGATGCTAGGCCACTTGGGCCGAGCTCAGATGGAGCAGGTGAGTGAAGGTTTGGCAGAAGAAATGCTCACACAGATACTCCATGCATACGTACAGATCTATTCTGGGCATTCAAATGTTACTTTTTCTAAATGTTTTGGTGCAGCATTTCTTAAAAATGGCCCTGACGGTGCATTTACATCCACTTTGAAGGAAATGTTTTTTACTTCACTGCAGGTTATTTTTTGAATGCTAagaactgtacacacacacaccagatacaCAGAGAAATCTGTACTTCGCTCTACTTGTGCCTCCTCACCCTGTCTCCCAATCATCTCTGCCTTCTGTCTTTATTTACAGTCTCCCAACCCCGTACCGCAGTCCCCAGTGACAGAGAAGAGTGAAGCCATACCGCTAGAGGCCCCGTTCACCAGACCCACTGACCCCCAAGAGGGCAAGGTTGGTGAGACGGTCCAGTCAGCCCCCAGCCCTGTGCCAAGCCTCATCCCAGCCCACCTCGCCAACGATAAAGACCCAGAGAGCGACTCTGGCCTCCCCGACCGTTCCTCTGAACCCAACCAGCGCCCCCAGGTTGAGAAAGCTAGAGGCGCCGCAGAGAATGCCGGCACTgtctcctcctcaccccccccGGTCCTCCTGCAAAGGGACTCCCCCTCCTCGTCCAGACTGAGCCGCATCCCTATAAGAGACCCAACTACCGCCCCGGATTCCCCCATCCCCCTCACCACGGATCGCCTTCACCGCTGGAGCAGCCCCGTGCCCGGCTCGCCCTCCCACTCGCCCTCGCCATCCCTCTCCTGCGACAACCTGCTACCCTGTGGTGTCCGAGAGCGTCTCCTGTCCTGCTCGGACCGCGGCTCACGCTCCGACTGGCTTGGGGAGGACCGCgaccccctctccctctcgctctcctcctcgGGCAGCAGGAGTAAGATCCCGCGTCCCGTTAACTCCCCTCTTTTGGGGCCCGAGCAGCATCAGCAGCTCTCCTCCTCCGGCAGGTTCCTGCCTCGCCCGCCTCCCGGGAAACCGCCCACCCGCCCGGCTATAGACAACAGGTATGAAAAACATCGCATGATGTCACAGCACTGGGCCACATTCAGTAGGGCAAGCGTTATGGCACGTTGCATATAGAAATGTGATGAATTCCGCTGGCGTAATTTCTCATTGGACAGCCTTTATTTTTCAGTCTGTCTACTCTACATTACATAGCCGTGTCTGAAAGTTCCACAACATTGTGCCCTGCTGAACACAACCTTGGTAGGCTGTAATAGTAAGGGTTGCAGTTTTTTTAATTTATTCTGTTCTCTGCCCCAGTAGGCACCGGCGGTTCCGGGTGCGTGCCAGCAGCACCAGCGATGCTGACTTCCTGGCCAGCCTGACCCAGCTGATGAAGGACCGCGGCGGTGCACTCTTCAGTCCACCGCCGCGCCCCCGTAGCTCCTCCTCCTTGCTGCAGCGCTCACTCAGCTCCTCCCCCTCCCGTCACGAGCTCCGCGAGGGGGGTGGGGTCTTCGTGGAGCGCAGCTGTTCTCCGTCCAGCTTCTCGGGGTCCCCTCCCCCTCCGCGGTACCCCCAGGACAGGCTCAGCGGGCAGCAGGGAATACCGTGGGGTGCAGGGCCCGGTGCCCGAGGGAGGGTCTCGAGCCACGAGGGTAAAGGCAGTGGCAAAGTGAGCCGATAAGTGGACAGAATTGGAAACAGGTTGTTGTGCAGAAGGAGGATGAATGTTGTCCGGGAGGCAGAGCTCAGCGATTTCCACTAGATagaccagctgcaaagtcaaaattggctatatatcGTAACAATTAGGTCTtaatagggttaggtttaaaattatatttttgtACTTTGTGGCTGTGTCAGCTAGTGACCaacctgcagagctgcctccagtacatgagtaatcccaataaatgccaacctgctgtTCCGAATGGCACACTGTAGTAAAACGTTTTGCTCCGGTTAACAGACACGTTCAGGATGTACCTCTCCGTTTCACTGAGATTCAAAACGTTTCCTCCCCAATGCACACGACCCAGGCGGCAATGGTGACTAAGACTGTAATAATGTATGTACAGAGAATATACTGTATCTGGTCTTTGATAGCATGTGTAAATATATATTATCTACTACTGTACTCcagggaatgtactgtatgtaatgtatgaTAGAATGTGTCTATTTATTTGTTGGATGCGTCTCGAACTAAAAGTACTTGACAAATGTAGCTCGATTCTGCAGTCGAAACGAAGAAAAGGTTTCCTAAAAAACCTTGAATGCCAACTCTTCTCTCCCCGACCCTAGTCCTGTGCTCTTAAcactatgtatgtgtgtatgcaatGAGACCAAAAAGATCTGTATTGTATCATATTTGAGGAATGGAAAGGAGGTCtcctagtgtgtgtatatatggacCATTTGACCCTAGTATAGAGAGCACTTTAATGCTGTTCAATCAAACTACGTTTTCCTCTTATTGCACCAACACATCAGCCTTCATTTGTGAGGACCAGGGTATGTAAACTTCATTCCTCCTTTCCCTTAGAAACCACTACAGTAGATTAAACAAATTGTAATTCAAGCTATTTAAAGTGTCACTCACTCTGGCATATTTACAATGTATTTGTATGCTTTTGTTGTGAGAAAATCTCTTTGGTCATGCAGAGGTGTCACAATGTTGGAATGTAAAGAAAAATCACATCTCATACTGAATTAATGTAACAAGTGCATGGATATCATTGCAAATATATTATTTTTATCATTTGTACAGTGTCcgctaaaaaaaaatctgtattttTTAATAAACTGGTCCCGATCAAATATATTTATGATGCAGACCAGCAAAATAAGAGTATTTTTATTTCCCCACTGCAGAATAATTTATCATAATTTCAGGATTGCAGAAAATCAAATCGGGTGTACATTTGGCATTtagtgaaacaaaaatataaatgtaacatgccacaatttcaaagattttactgagttacagttcatataaggaaatcagtcaattgaaataaatccaATAGGCCCtactctatggatttcacatgactgggaatacagatatgcgtcggttggtcacagataggggcgtggatcagaaaaccacagtatctggtgtgaccaccatttgcctcatgccgCGTGACATCTCAttctcatagagttgatcaggctgttgattgtggaatgttgtctcactcttcaatggctgtgcgaagttgctggatattggtgggaaatGGAACacactcaatgggt
This genomic interval carries:
- the ttbk2b gene encoding tau-tubulin kinase 2b isoform X2; this encodes MSCVVEQAADILSVTDLVRERWRVVKKIGGGGFGEIYEVLDQLSQVNVALKVESAQQPKQVLKMEVAVLKKLQGKDHVCRFVGCGRNDRFNYVVMELQGRNLADLRRTMSRGTFTISTTLRLGRQMLEAIESIHSVGFLHRDIKPSNFAMGRLASTCRCCYMLDFGLARQFTNSCQEVRPPRPVAGFRGTVRYASVNAHKNKEMGRHDDLWSLFYMLVEFMVGQLPWRKVKDKEQVGNLKEAYDHHLMLKHLPSEFSVFLDHILTLDYYTKPDYQLLISVFENAMKSQSVLENDPFDWERCDSEDMLTITASATTAQQFTRLTPAYMGMANASVLPGELQRENTEDVLQGERLSDADNCPPIPAQHQRAAQGADVWEEMDRNRNRKHTAAQKQQKTLIRKVVSEDEHSQNQGGNQSPNTGSVQSSPRRVRSETMFLDRAAPLLRRMRHSQSLAFEKRLAPEPKPTIERFLEAYLGKQRPQEREKTIPENGGGQGEQVGTPCDEDQATGTPGRAGTPDQEEGAGASSGGFVALNLSTVPQEGDSQEWVMLELEQGGGSGASWAAKPPGDDALDGDKPGTQAEAQDQQPPSGPISPVQSHMALPCTWLLGGKRLPGMLGHLGRAQMEQSPNPVPQSPVTEKSEAIPLEAPFTRPTDPQEGKVGETVQSAPSPVPSLIPAHLANDKDPESDSGLPDRSSEPNQRPQVEKARGAAENAGTVSSSPPPVLLQRDSPSSSRLSRIPIRDPTTAPDSPIPLTTDRLHRWSSPVPGSPSHSPSPSLSCDNLLPCGVRERLLSCSDRGSRSDWLGEDRDPLSLSLSSSGSRSKIPRPVNSPLLGPEQHQQLSSSGRFLPRPPPGKPPTRPAIDNRHRRFRVRASSTSDADFLASLTQLMKDRGGALFSPPPRPRSSSSLLQRSLSSSPSRHELREGGGVFVERSCSPSSFSGSPPPPRYPQDRLSGQQGIPWGAGPGARGRVSSHEGKGSGKVSR
- the ttbk2b gene encoding tau-tubulin kinase 2b isoform X1, with the translated sequence MSCVVEQAADILSVTDLVRERWRVVKKIGGGGFGEIYEVLDQLSQVNVALKVESAQQPKQVLKMEVAVLKKLQGKDHVCRFVGCGRNDRFNYVVMELQGRNLADLRRTMSRGTFTISTTLRLGRQMLEAIESIHSVGFLHRDIKPSNFAMGRLASTCRCCYMLDFGLARQFTNSCQEVRPPRPVAGFRGTVRYASVNAHKNKEMGRHDDLWSLFYMLVEFMVGQLPWRKVKDKEQVGNLKEAYDHHLMLKHLPSEFSVFLDHILTLDYYTKPDYQLLISVFENAMKSQSVLENDPFDWERCDSEDMLTITASATTAQQFTRLTPAYMGMANASVLPGELQRENTEDVLQGERLSDADNCPPIPAQHQRAAQGADVWEEMDRNRNRKHTAAQKQQKTLIRKVVSEDEHSQNQGGNQSPNTGSVQSSPRRVRSETMFLDRAAPLLRRMRHSQSLAFEKRLAPEPKPTIERFLEAYLGKQRPQEREKTIPENGGGQGEQVGTPCDEDQATGTPGRAGTPDQEEGAGASSGGFVALNLSTVPQEGDSQEWVMLELEQGGGSGASWAAKPPGDDALDGDKPGTQAEAQDQQPPSGPISPVQSHMALPCTWLLGGKRLPGMLGHLGRAQMEQSPNPVPQSPVTEKSEAIPLEAPFTRPTDPQEGKVGETVQSAPSPVPSLIPAHLANDKDPESDSGLPDRSSEPNQRPQVEKARGAAENAGTVSSSPPPVLLQRDSPSSSRLSRIPIRDPTTAPDSPIPLTTDRLHRWSSPVPGSPSHSPSPSLSCDNLLPCGVRERLLSCSDRGSRSDWLGEDRDPLSLSLSSSGSRSKIPRPVNSPLLGPEQHQQLSSSGRFLPRPPPGKPPTRPAIDNSRHRRFRVRASSTSDADFLASLTQLMKDRGGALFSPPPRPRSSSSLLQRSLSSSPSRHELREGGGVFVERSCSPSSFSGSPPPPRYPQDRLSGQQGIPWGAGPGARGRVSSHEGKGSGKVSR